One window from the genome of Archaeoglobus neptunius encodes:
- the hypE gene encoding hydrogenase expression/formation protein HypE gives MMIRKEDGAGGRYMNEFLRKHVFSKINSRVCEIELAEMEDSADFNETSVLTTDSYVVDPPVFPGGSIGSLAIFGTCNDLAVVGAEPKFMSLALVIQDGFSTEIFDRIMSDISDACGKVGVSIITGDTKVVEANVGIIANTSGIGMRNPFLDKNLEVLRSYREYPFTWVRDRGLGNGDAVILSGSIAEHGSAIMARRIGFDHGIQSDVFPVWTFVKEALSTGGISAMKDPTRGGVAAALNEMAEKSGVGIKVYEDRIPIKDEVKSFCELLGLDPLTMANEGKVVFGVIPEMADDILKALKKAGQKDAEIIGYATDEFREVVLETSAGTSRVVPQPVSDPIPRVC, from the coding sequence ATGATGATTAGGAAGGAGGATGGGGCTGGAGGAAGATACATGAATGAATTTCTGAGGAAACACGTGTTTTCAAAGATCAATTCAAGAGTATGTGAGATAGAACTTGCCGAAATGGAGGATTCCGCAGATTTCAACGAAACCTCTGTCTTAACAACGGACTCGTATGTGGTGGACCCACCAGTTTTTCCCGGGGGTAGCATAGGAAGTCTGGCAATTTTCGGGACCTGCAATGATCTCGCCGTGGTTGGAGCCGAGCCGAAGTTCATGTCTCTTGCTCTGGTTATTCAGGATGGATTCTCAACAGAAATTTTTGACAGAATCATGAGTGACATCAGTGATGCGTGCGGTAAAGTGGGTGTGAGCATAATAACCGGGGACACAAAGGTCGTTGAGGCGAATGTTGGAATAATCGCAAATACGTCAGGGATAGGGATGAGAAACCCGTTCTTGGATAAGAATCTTGAAGTACTGAGAAGCTATCGAGAGTACCCGTTCACATGGGTTCGGGATAGGGGGCTCGGAAATGGAGATGCGGTGATACTCAGCGGGAGCATAGCCGAACACGGTTCGGCCATCATGGCCAGGAGAATTGGTTTCGATCATGGTATTCAGTCTGACGTTTTTCCAGTCTGGACCTTTGTGAAGGAGGCTCTGAGTACCGGCGGTATTTCGGCGATGAAAGACCCAACGAGAGGAGGGGTGGCAGCCGCACTTAATGAGATGGCGGAAAAGAGCGGTGTGGGGATAAAGGTTTACGAGGATAGAATCCCGATAAAGGATGAAGTAAAGAGTTTCTGTGAGCTGCTGGGACTCGATCCGCTGACCATGGCCAACGAGGGAAAGGTTGTTTTTGGTGTTATTCCAGAGATGGCTGATGACATTCTTAAAGCTCTGAAAAAAGCAGGGCAAAAGGATGCTGAAATAATCGGTTACGCTACAGATGAGTTCAGAGAGGTCGTTCTTGAAACTTCTGCCGGGACGAGTAGGGTTGTACCGCAACCCGTTTCGGATCCAATTCCGAGGGTCTGCTAG
- a CDS encoding [protein ADP-ribosylglutamate] hydrolase, producing the protein MEVLVVLNVDGITLKLVQGDITQYPARAIVNAANKRLEHGGGVAYAIAKACTGDAGRYTEISKNAMREQFGRDYIEHGEVVVTPAMRLEGRGIKYVFHTVGPICGGKWNEELKNKLFRAFFGPLEKAEEMGVESIAFPAVSAGIYGCDLEKVVETFLEAVKSFKGSSVKEVALVIYDRESAERALTVFRKHV; encoded by the coding sequence ATGGAGGTGCTGGTCGTACTGAATGTAGACGGCATAACATTAAAGCTTGTTCAGGGAGACATTACGCAGTATCCTGCCAGAGCCATCGTTAATGCAGCCAACAAGAGGCTCGAACACGGTGGTGGTGTCGCATACGCAATTGCAAAGGCCTGTACAGGTGATGCGGGTAGATACACGGAGATAAGCAAGAATGCGATGAGGGAGCAGTTTGGAAGAGATTACATAGAACACGGTGAGGTGGTTGTCACTCCGGCGATGAGGCTGGAGGGAAGGGGAATAAAGTACGTTTTCCACACGGTTGGACCGATATGCGGTGGAAAATGGAACGAAGAACTGAAGAATAAACTTTTCAGGGCATTTTTCGGTCCACTGGAGAAGGCCGAGGAAATGGGCGTAGAGTCAATAGCCTTCCCGGCTGTAAGCGCAGGGATCTACGGCTGCGATTTGGAGAAAGTTGTTGAAACTTTTCTCGAGGCCGTGAAGAGCTTTAAAGGCTCGTCCGTTAAGGAGGTGGCACTCGTAATCTACGACAGAGAGTCTGCCGAGAGAGCCCTAACTGTTTTCAGGAAACATGTTTAA
- a CDS encoding metal-dependent hydrolase, translated as MKITWLGHAAFLLEGSMKVLIDPFLTGNPTAPVKPEDLKVDYILVTHGHGDHLGDAVGIARRNDAPIVCIHELSRILAKKDVETMGMNIGGTLRTGNIEVTMTPALHSADVEDENGNIISAGLPAGFVVSMDGLKIYHTGDTDVFLDMQLIGELHKPDVMLVPIGDYYTMGIDGAVKALELVRPKVAIPMHYNTFPLVEKDPAEFKKAVETRGLNVKVVILKPGESYEL; from the coding sequence ATGAAGATAACCTGGTTGGGACATGCGGCCTTTTTGCTTGAGGGTAGCATGAAGGTGCTGATCGACCCTTTTCTGACCGGCAACCCCACCGCCCCTGTTAAACCGGAGGACCTGAAGGTGGACTACATCCTAGTAACACACGGACACGGCGACCATCTCGGGGATGCGGTTGGTATTGCGAGAAGGAATGACGCCCCGATCGTCTGCATTCACGAGCTGTCGAGAATACTGGCGAAGAAGGATGTTGAGACGATGGGGATGAACATCGGCGGTACACTCAGAACAGGAAACATTGAAGTCACAATGACACCGGCTCTGCACTCTGCAGATGTTGAGGACGAAAATGGAAACATAATCAGTGCCGGCTTACCCGCAGGCTTTGTAGTTTCCATGGATGGGCTTAAAATTTACCATACGGGTGATACGGACGTATTTCTGGACATGCAGTTGATCGGCGAACTTCACAAACCCGATGTGATGCTTGTGCCGATAGGCGACTACTACACCATGGGAATCGATGGGGCCGTGAAGGCCCTGGAACTCGTAAGGCCCAAGGTGGCAATACCCATGCACTACAACACCTTCCCGCTTGTGGAGAAGGACCCAGCAGAATTCAAGAAGGCTGTTGAGACCAGAGGTCTTAACGTGAAGGTCGTGATCCTGAAACCCGGAGAGAGCTACGAGCTTTAA